In Gimesia chilikensis, one DNA window encodes the following:
- a CDS encoding sugar phosphate isomerase/epimerase family protein — MVFYSRRDFLKTSALGGMLAMGGGLPALARAEEKKAQAQYGLVTYQWAKDWDLPTLLKNCETANVLGVELRTTHKHGVERDLNKNERREVAKKFMDSPVTLVGIGSNERYDNPDADVLKQAKEATKEFIKLSHDVGGTGVKVKPDSFHKNVPEGVTIEQIGKSLNEMGAFGADYGQQIRLEVHGKCAHLPTIRKILDVADHPNVAICWNCNKQDLEGAGLDANFAMVKERLGDTTHIHDLIHNPYPHKRFFELMAGANYTGWLMLEEGKLPKGDPVAALAEQSKLFDKMWAQAQDS; from the coding sequence ATGGTATTTTACTCCCGCCGCGACTTTTTGAAAACAAGTGCTTTGGGGGGAATGCTGGCAATGGGGGGAGGCCTGCCGGCCCTCGCTCGTGCCGAAGAAAAGAAAGCCCAGGCACAATACGGTCTGGTTACCTATCAGTGGGCCAAAGACTGGGATCTGCCTACACTACTGAAAAACTGTGAAACCGCCAACGTCCTCGGCGTAGAACTGCGGACCACACACAAACACGGCGTCGAACGCGATCTGAACAAAAACGAACGCCGCGAAGTCGCGAAGAAATTCATGGACAGCCCTGTCACCCTGGTGGGTATCGGCAGCAACGAGCGTTACGATAACCCGGATGCCGACGTGCTGAAGCAGGCTAAAGAAGCGACAAAAGAGTTCATCAAACTCAGTCATGATGTCGGGGGAACCGGCGTTAAGGTTAAACCCGATTCATTTCACAAGAACGTTCCCGAAGGAGTGACCATCGAACAGATCGGCAAGTCACTGAATGAAATGGGAGCCTTCGGTGCCGACTACGGACAGCAGATTCGTCTGGAAGTCCACGGCAAATGTGCTCATCTGCCTACAATCCGGAAAATTCTGGATGTAGCCGATCATCCCAATGTGGCGATCTGCTGGAACTGCAACAAGCAGGATCTCGAAGGGGCAGGCCTGGATGCGAACTTCGCGATGGTGAAAGAACGCCTGGGCGATACGACACACATTCACGACCTGATTCATAATCCCTATCCGCACAAACGGTTCTTCGAACTGATGGCGGGAGCGAATTACACAGGCTGGCTGATGCTGGAAGAGG